In Planctomycetota bacterium, a single genomic region encodes these proteins:
- a CDS encoding DUF72 domain-containing protein, translating to MGKRPDIRVGPAGWSYEDWKGTVYPDPPPPGFDPLAFLARLFRCVEINVTFYRPVSARTADSWLRRVPEDFLFTAKAWERFSHAREGFTDADVRLFREGLAPLSGAGRLGAVLLQFPWFFRHSEAARERLRRALDALDWGTPRVVELRHRSWLEAVDFLRDLGVGFCNIDQPESPSALSGTRLVTGPVGYVRLHGRNARAWFDPAAGRDRKYDYLYSLEELRAWIEAIPAFPAERVFVIANNHFRGKAVVNALQLQDAFGMPADPPEPLRRTYPDFLRGKE from the coding sequence ATGGGGAAGCGCCCTGACATCCGGGTCGGTCCGGCCGGATGGTCGTACGAGGACTGGAAGGGCACGGTCTATCCGGATCCGCCGCCGCCGGGGTTCGATCCCCTGGCCTTTCTGGCGCGCCTTTTCCGTTGCGTCGAGATCAACGTCACCTTCTATCGGCCCGTGTCCGCGCGGACGGCCGACTCCTGGCTGCGCCGCGTCCCGGAAGACTTCCTTTTCACCGCGAAGGCCTGGGAACGGTTCAGCCACGCCCGCGAGGGGTTCACGGACGCGGACGTCCGGCTCTTTCGGGAGGGGCTGGCCCCGCTCTCCGGCGCGGGTCGCCTGGGGGCGGTGCTGCTTCAGTTTCCCTGGTTCTTCCGGCATTCGGAGGCGGCGCGCGAGCGCCTGCGGCGCGCCCTGGACGCGCTGGACTGGGGAACGCCCCGCGTCGTCGAGCTCCGCCACCGTTCGTGGCTGGAAGCGGTCGATTTCCTGCGGGACCTGGGCGTGGGATTCTGCAACATCGACCAGCCCGAGTCCCCTTCGGCGCTGTCGGGCACGCGCCTGGTGACCGGGCCGGTGGGCTACGTGCGCCTGCACGGCCGAAACGCCCGGGCGTGGTTCGACCCCGCCGCCGGGCGCGACCGGAAGTACGACTATCTCTACTCCCTCGAGGAACTTCGCGCGTGGATCGAGGCGATTCCCGCGTTTCCCGCCGAGCGCGTCTTCGTCATCGCCAACAACCATTTCCGCGGAAAGGCCGTCGTCAACGCCCTGCAGCTTCAGGACGCTTTCGGAATGCCGGCGGATCCGCCCGAGCCTCTGCGCCGGACGTATCCGGACTTCCTGCGCGGAAAGGAGTGA
- a CDS encoding P-II family nitrogen regulator — MLRKIECFLMPSKLDTMRDMLIRKGIEGMSVSEVRGFGKSSKVKDGVPQFEERVKVEIVVHENEVEDVLRAIRDLAGLGEIGAGKVFVIPVEDALRLSTREHGRSAIF, encoded by the coding sequence ATGCTCCGCAAGATCGAATGCTTTCTGATGCCCTCGAAGCTCGACACGATGCGCGACATGCTCATCCGCAAGGGGATCGAGGGGATGAGCGTATCGGAAGTCCGCGGGTTCGGCAAAAGCAGCAAGGTCAAGGACGGCGTGCCGCAATTCGAGGAGCGCGTCAAGGTCGAAATCGTCGTGCATGAGAACGAAGTGGAGGACGTGCTGCGGGCCATCCGCGACCTGGCCGGCCTCGGGGAGATCGGGGCGGGCAAGGTTTTCGTCATCCCCGTGGAGGACGCCTTGCGGCTGAGCACGCGGGAGCACGGCCGCTCCGCGATTTTTTAA
- the tgt gene encoding tRNA guanosine(34) transglycosylase Tgt, which yields MRFTVLGRCGRARRGRLETPHGAAATPAFMPCGTKGAVKGLEPAELRAAGIEIVLSNTYHLALRPGPERVARLGGLHRFMSWDGPILTDSGGYQVFSLAERRRVTDDGVTFQSHLDGAAVHFTPERVVEIQELLGSDILMPLDEPIPYPPDPAAARRALDRTHAWWRRSPRPRNGAALFGIVQGSVVPELRRESAETIAASDPPGFALGGFSMGEPAPQMYELVAFTAELLPEDRPRYLMGVGMPADILAAVRAGVDLFDCILPTRMGRNGVAFVPGGTVRIRNARHAEEDAPLDPDCPAPCCRRYSRAYLRHCFMVEEMLGPKLLSLHNVTYYGRLMQRIRTAIADGSLERLEP from the coding sequence ATGAGATTCACCGTCCTCGGCCGCTGCGGACGCGCCCGCAGGGGACGGCTCGAAACGCCTCACGGCGCCGCGGCCACGCCGGCCTTCATGCCCTGCGGCACCAAAGGCGCCGTCAAGGGGCTCGAGCCCGCCGAACTTCGCGCCGCGGGAATCGAAATCGTCCTCTCGAACACGTATCACCTGGCGCTGCGCCCCGGGCCCGAACGCGTCGCCCGCCTCGGAGGCCTGCACCGCTTCATGTCCTGGGACGGCCCGATCCTCACCGACAGCGGCGGCTACCAGGTCTTCAGCCTCGCGGAGCGGCGCCGCGTCACCGACGACGGCGTCACCTTCCAGTCCCACCTCGACGGGGCCGCCGTTCACTTCACCCCCGAGCGCGTCGTGGAAATCCAGGAGCTCCTCGGAAGCGACATCCTCATGCCCCTGGACGAACCCATCCCTTACCCGCCCGACCCCGCCGCCGCCCGCCGCGCCCTGGACCGCACCCACGCCTGGTGGCGCCGCAGCCCGCGCCCTCGAAACGGCGCCGCCCTTTTCGGAATCGTTCAGGGAAGCGTCGTCCCCGAACTCCGCCGCGAGTCGGCCGAGACGATCGCCGCCTCCGACCCGCCCGGCTTCGCCCTCGGAGGTTTCTCCATGGGCGAGCCCGCCCCGCAGATGTACGAACTGGTCGCCTTCACCGCGGAGCTCCTCCCTGAAGACCGACCGCGCTACCTCATGGGGGTCGGCATGCCCGCCGACATCCTGGCCGCCGTCCGCGCCGGCGTGGACCTCTTCGACTGCATCCTTCCCACCCGCATGGGCCGAAACGGCGTGGCCTTCGTCCCCGGCGGAACCGTCCGCATCCGCAACGCCCGCCACGCCGAGGAAGACGCCCCCCTCGACCCCGACTGTCCCGCCCCCTGCTGCCGCCGCTACTCCCGGGCGTACCTCCGGCACTGCTTCATGGTCGAAGAGATGCTCGGTCCCAAACTCCTCTCGCTTCACAACGTGACCTACTACGGCCGCCTCATGCAGCGCATCCGGACGGCCATCGCCGACGGATCGCTCGAGCGGCTCGAACCCTGA
- a CDS encoding S24/S26 family peptidase, with the protein MGTVTETGIPVRADKAAEARRELAAAGWISVTLRGRCMEPTLREGGRVLVRRSGDPRPGDVALIDARGWLEVHRVVGRLGMGPRRWFVHLGDASFIGGLAGRGDILGVVVDPPPGRRPAPASRAHLWGLALRLGALLEYLGLRLPRAR; encoded by the coding sequence ATGGGAACGGTCACGGAAACGGGCATTCCGGTTCGAGCCGATAAAGCGGCGGAGGCGCGGCGGGAACTGGCGGCCGCGGGCTGGATTTCCGTAACCCTCCGGGGCCGCTGCATGGAGCCCACGCTGCGGGAAGGCGGCCGGGTGCTGGTGCGGCGAAGCGGAGACCCCCGTCCCGGAGACGTAGCCCTCATCGACGCCCGGGGCTGGCTGGAGGTGCACCGCGTCGTGGGCCGCCTGGGGATGGGGCCCCGTCGCTGGTTCGTGCATCTGGGGGACGCGAGTTTCATCGGCGGCCTGGCGGGCCGGGGGGACATCCTGGGGGTCGTCGTGGATCCGCCGCCCGGGCGGCGGCCGGCGCCGGCCAGCCGGGCCCACCTGTGGGGCCTGGCCCTGCGTCTGGGGGCGCTTCTGGAGTATCTGGGCCTGCGGCTGCCCCGGGCCCGGTAG
- a CDS encoding ATP-dependent helicase has translation MKEYVLKTPAGQGSRIDYARELNEQQREVVLAGDGPILVIAGAGSGKTRTLTYRVARLLESGVPPSQILLLTFTNKAAREMLRRVETLVSPLERRVVGGTFHHVGHLVLRRAAPLVGYASNFTILDREDARDLLDDLAGQVRAVDEYRRFPKGDVLLEILSYARNASLPVERVIAEKHPAFAEIQDLIVQTCKRYAARKRELNLMDFDDLLAFWHEAICRSEEELELERRQWRYILVDEYQDTNLLQSEIVERIAGEAGNLMVVGDDSQSIYSFRGARFENILEFPKRHPSARVFKLEVNYRSTPEILALANSSIRHNRRQFEKTLRAVRPSGVLPEVVAAGDAGEQARFVAQQVLALHDEGLELREIAVLYRAHYQSMELQMELTRLRIPFVVRSGLRFFEQAHVKDVAAYLKIVANPRDELAWKRVLKHVPKVGKATAEKVWRLLEQDAEAEIPERLPKAARRGWESLRGLLERLRGLRKAPAEMIRAVLEGGYEAYLESAYANAAARMDDLRRLADFALRYADVEGFLAELALSSGVAGQDALDVEDAADAVVLSTVHQAKGLEWRAVFVLWAADGKFPDARALKEGGEEEERRLFYVAATRAKDRLAFVYPVLADERFMMGVVQRPSRFLKELDPGTYEKATVTSTPF, from the coding sequence GTGAAAGAGTACGTTCTCAAGACCCCCGCCGGCCAGGGATCCCGCATCGACTACGCCCGGGAACTCAATGAGCAGCAGCGCGAGGTTGTCCTCGCCGGGGACGGTCCGATCCTCGTCATCGCCGGGGCCGGAAGCGGAAAGACGCGGACCCTGACCTACCGGGTGGCCCGGCTCCTGGAGTCCGGGGTGCCTCCTTCGCAGATTCTGCTCCTCACGTTCACCAACAAGGCGGCCCGCGAGATGCTCCGCCGCGTGGAAACGCTCGTGTCGCCCCTGGAGCGCCGCGTGGTGGGCGGAACCTTTCACCACGTGGGCCACCTCGTCCTGCGGCGCGCGGCCCCGCTGGTGGGCTACGCCTCCAACTTCACGATCCTCGACCGGGAGGACGCCCGCGATCTTCTGGACGATCTGGCCGGCCAGGTCCGCGCGGTGGACGAGTACCGGCGGTTTCCGAAAGGGGATGTTCTGCTCGAAATCCTGAGCTATGCCCGCAACGCCTCGCTTCCCGTGGAGCGCGTGATCGCCGAGAAGCACCCCGCCTTCGCCGAGATCCAGGATCTCATCGTGCAGACCTGCAAACGCTACGCCGCCCGCAAGCGGGAGCTCAACCTCATGGACTTCGACGATCTGCTGGCCTTCTGGCACGAGGCGATCTGTCGGAGCGAGGAAGAGCTGGAGCTGGAACGGCGCCAGTGGCGCTACATCCTCGTGGACGAGTACCAGGACACGAACCTTCTTCAGTCGGAAATCGTGGAGCGGATCGCGGGAGAGGCGGGGAATCTCATGGTCGTCGGGGACGACTCCCAGTCGATCTACTCCTTCCGCGGCGCGCGGTTCGAGAACATCCTCGAGTTCCCCAAGCGCCACCCGTCGGCGCGCGTTTTCAAGCTCGAGGTGAACTACCGCTCGACGCCGGAGATCCTGGCTCTGGCCAATTCGTCGATCCGCCACAACCGCCGGCAGTTCGAAAAGACCCTCCGGGCCGTGCGGCCGTCCGGGGTCCTTCCGGAGGTCGTCGCGGCCGGGGACGCCGGCGAGCAGGCGCGCTTCGTGGCCCAGCAGGTCCTCGCGCTCCACGACGAGGGGCTCGAACTGCGGGAGATCGCGGTGCTCTACCGCGCCCATTACCAGTCCATGGAGCTCCAGATGGAGCTGACGCGGCTGCGGATTCCGTTCGTCGTCCGCAGCGGCCTTCGGTTTTTCGAGCAGGCGCACGTCAAGGACGTGGCGGCGTACCTCAAGATCGTGGCCAATCCCAGGGACGAACTGGCCTGGAAGCGGGTGCTCAAGCATGTGCCCAAGGTCGGCAAGGCCACGGCGGAGAAGGTCTGGCGGCTGCTGGAGCAAGACGCGGAGGCGGAGATTCCGGAGCGTCTCCCCAAGGCCGCCCGAAGGGGGTGGGAGAGTCTGCGGGGATTGCTCGAGCGCCTGCGCGGCCTGCGGAAGGCGCCCGCCGAGATGATCCGGGCGGTGCTCGAGGGGGGCTACGAGGCGTATCTGGAATCCGCGTACGCCAACGCGGCGGCGCGGATGGACGATCTGCGCCGCCTGGCGGACTTCGCGCTGCGCTACGCGGACGTCGAAGGGTTCCTGGCGGAGCTGGCCTTAAGCTCGGGGGTGGCGGGTCAGGACGCGCTGGATGTCGAGGACGCCGCCGACGCGGTGGTGCTGTCCACCGTGCATCAGGCCAAGGGGCTGGAGTGGCGGGCGGTCTTCGTTCTCTGGGCGGCCGACGGCAAGTTCCCGGACGCGCGGGCGCTCAAGGAGGGCGGGGAAGAGGAGGAGCGCCGCCTTTTCTACGTGGCGGCCACCCGCGCGAAGGACCGTCTCGCGTTCGTCTATCCCGTCCTGGCCGACGAACGCTTCATGATGGGCGTGGTCCAGCGGCCCAGCCGCTTTCTCAAGGAGCTCGATCCCGGGACGTACGAGAAGGCCACGGTCACGAGCACGCCGTTCTAG
- a CDS encoding secondary thiamine-phosphate synthase enzyme YjbQ — protein sequence MIRTHTFRVRTRGHTDVLDITPRVAETVRGRGVATVFVSGSTAGITTVEYEPGLVQDLKDLFEKIAPERDAYHHHATGDDNGSAHVRAALLGPSVSIPFSDGRLLLGTWQQIVLVDFDTRPREREIIVQVISDQA from the coding sequence ATGATCCGGACGCACACGTTCCGGGTGCGCACCCGGGGCCATACCGACGTCCTCGACATCACCCCCCGGGTCGCCGAAACCGTCCGCGGACGCGGCGTCGCCACCGTCTTCGTCTCGGGTTCCACCGCCGGGATCACCACCGTCGAATACGAGCCCGGCCTCGTCCAGGACCTCAAGGATCTCTTCGAGAAAATCGCCCCCGAGCGGGACGCCTATCACCACCACGCCACGGGAGACGACAACGGCAGCGCTCACGTCCGCGCGGCCCTGCTGGGCCCTTCGGTTTCGATTCCCTTCTCCGACGGACGCCTCCTTCTCGGAACCTGGCAGCAGATCGTGCTCGTGGACTTCGACACCCGCCCCCGGGAGCGGGAGATCATCGTCCAGGTGATCTCCGACCAGGCATGA